In a genomic window of Paracoccaceae bacterium:
- a CDS encoding homoserine dehydrogenase translates to MSEPLRLGIAGLGTVGIGVLRIIRKHGDLLTARTGRQIVISAVCARDKSKDRGISLERYAWEDDPVALAIRDDVDVFVELIGGHEGAAKTAVEAALAAGKDVVSANKALLAIHGQALAEAAEATQTVLRYEAAVAGGIPVIKALMEGLAGNDVTRVMGVMNGSCNYILTRMETAGLSYAEVFAEADGLGYLEADPQLDVGGIDAAHKLAILSSLAFGTKVDFDGITLEGIDRVSIDDIRAAADMGYKIKLLGIAQMTGRGLEQRMQPCLVPDTSPLGQLDGGTNMVVLEGDAVSQIVLRGPGAGEGPTASAVMADVCDIAKGMRGPVFGIAAATLKTSTPAHAETPAPYYLRMSLEDKPGALAKIASVLGEAGVSIDRMRQYGHDDTTAPVLIVTHKTTPDALQSALAAMEDTGVLSSDPVALRIEHV, encoded by the coding sequence ATGTCTGAGCCGCTTCGCCTTGGGATCGCAGGTTTGGGCACAGTCGGCATTGGTGTGCTGCGCATCATTCGCAAACATGGCGACTTGCTCACGGCCCGGACGGGACGCCAGATTGTCATCTCGGCTGTGTGTGCGCGCGACAAATCCAAGGACCGCGGAATTTCTCTGGAACGCTACGCATGGGAGGACGACCCGGTCGCCCTGGCAATCCGCGATGATGTCGATGTGTTTGTCGAATTGATCGGCGGGCATGAAGGAGCCGCCAAAACCGCCGTTGAGGCCGCGTTGGCCGCGGGCAAAGACGTGGTAAGCGCAAACAAAGCTCTGCTGGCCATCCATGGCCAAGCGCTGGCCGAGGCGGCCGAAGCCACGCAAACGGTGTTGCGCTATGAGGCGGCTGTCGCGGGCGGCATCCCGGTGATCAAGGCACTTATGGAAGGGTTGGCCGGAAATGATGTGACCCGCGTGATGGGCGTAATGAATGGATCATGCAACTACATCCTGACACGCATGGAGACCGCCGGCCTCAGCTATGCAGAGGTCTTTGCCGAAGCAGATGGGCTGGGGTATCTGGAAGCGGACCCGCAACTGGACGTTGGTGGTATTGATGCGGCCCATAAGCTGGCAATCCTGTCCTCCCTCGCCTTTGGCACCAAGGTCGATTTTGACGGCATTACCCTGGAAGGCATCGACCGCGTCAGTATTGATGACATCCGCGCCGCCGCCGACATGGGCTACAAGATCAAACTTCTAGGGATTGCGCAGATGACAGGGCGCGGGCTGGAACAGCGCATGCAACCCTGTCTTGTCCCCGACACGTCGCCCTTGGGTCAGTTGGACGGTGGAACCAATATGGTCGTGCTCGAAGGCGATGCTGTCAGCCAAATCGTGCTGCGCGGTCCGGGCGCGGGCGAAGGCCCCACTGCCAGTGCGGTTATGGCGGATGTCTGTGACATTGCCAAAGGCATGCGCGGTCCGGTCTTTGGCATCGCGGCAGCGACGCTCAAGACGTCCACGCCCGCTCACGCAGAAACCCCCGCGCCCTATTATCTGCGTATGTCGCTTGAAGACAAACCCGGCGCACTGGCGAAAATAGCCTCGGTTCTGGGAGAGGCGGGCGTTTCTATCGACCGCATGCGCCAGTATGGGCATGATGATACGACAGCCCCTGTTTTAATTGTCACACACAAGACAACACCGGATGCACTGCAATCCGCTCTGGCCGCTATGGAAGATACCGGCGTGTTGTCCTCAGACCCGGTTGCCTTGCGCATCGAGCACGTCTGA
- a CDS encoding TetR/AcrR family transcriptional regulator produces the protein MARTAGSHSDITGPRVRDAALQLFAQHGFAAVSMRQIASEVGVQVGALYNYTPDKQYLLFELMKSHMDALLNAFEDDVHADVETRLHHFVRFHIRFHHDRPDAVFIAYMELRNLTPDNFAQIEHLRRQYEDRLQAILHAGVASGVFSVPDTKIATLAVIAMLTGVNTWFRTGGRLSLADVEAQYWQMVRKSVAADGSQFNARVE, from the coding sequence ATGGCACGTACAGCAGGTTCACATTCCGACATCACAGGCCCGCGTGTGCGCGACGCCGCGCTGCAGCTTTTTGCGCAACATGGATTTGCGGCTGTCTCGATGCGCCAGATTGCCAGCGAGGTCGGCGTGCAGGTGGGGGCTCTTTACAACTATACGCCCGACAAGCAATACCTGCTGTTTGAGCTGATGAAAAGCCATATGGACGCGCTGTTGAATGCGTTTGAAGACGATGTTCATGCGGATGTGGAAACGCGGCTTCACCATTTCGTACGGTTTCACATCAGGTTTCACCATGACAGACCCGACGCGGTTTTCATTGCCTATATGGAGCTGCGCAATCTGACACCTGACAATTTTGCGCAGATTGAACACTTGCGGCGCCAATATGAAGATCGCCTGCAAGCGATTTTACACGCAGGTGTCGCATCCGGTGTCTTTAGTGTTCCTGATACCAAAATCGCCACTTTGGCCGTGATTGCCATGCTGACAGGTGTGAATACATGGTTTCGTACAGGCGGACGACTGTCGCTTGCGGATGTTGAAGCGCAGTATTGGCAAATGGTGCGCAAATCGGTCGCGGCGGACGGATCTCAATTCAATGCGCGGGTTGAATAA
- a CDS encoding pirin family protein produces MSLRPTLETRKAQPTMEGAGVKLHRAFGFQDPSELDPFLLFDDLRNERPEDYLNGFPWHPHRGIETITYVLDGTVVHGDSLGNQGTLGAGDVQWMTAGSGILHQEMPGGNATGQMHGFQLWGNLPASQKMTAPHYQDITGADIPQVTDDDGTVVKVITGTFWGKTGPVDGIAADPQYLDITVPAGVRKTFAIDTYRRAFAYVFQGAGAFADASQPGGVLLEKEIAGQEVNIRDLSGDRTLVRFGSGDEITVQAGPEGLRFLLISGAPINEPVAWHGPIVMNTSEELQQAMRDLKNGTFIQPAH; encoded by the coding sequence ATGTCGCTCAGACCCACACTTGAGACGCGAAAAGCACAACCGACCATGGAAGGCGCTGGCGTAAAGCTGCACCGCGCTTTCGGGTTTCAGGATCCCTCTGAGCTGGACCCGTTTTTATTGTTTGATGACCTTCGCAATGAGCGGCCCGAAGACTATCTGAACGGTTTCCCCTGGCACCCGCATCGTGGCATTGAGACCATCACCTATGTGCTGGACGGCACCGTTGTGCATGGCGACTCGCTGGGCAATCAGGGCACGCTTGGCGCGGGTGATGTGCAATGGATGACCGCCGGTTCGGGGATTCTGCATCAGGAGATGCCCGGCGGAAATGCGACCGGTCAAATGCACGGGTTTCAACTCTGGGGAAATCTGCCTGCGAGCCAGAAGATGACCGCGCCGCACTATCAAGATATCACAGGTGCCGATATTCCGCAGGTGACAGATGATGATGGCACCGTCGTCAAAGTCATCACCGGCACGTTCTGGGGCAAAACCGGACCGGTCGACGGAATAGCCGCAGACCCACAATACCTGGATATCACGGTGCCTGCAGGTGTGCGCAAGACCTTTGCTATTGATACATATCGCCGTGCCTTTGCATATGTGTTCCAGGGTGCGGGCGCTTTTGCAGATGCCAGCCAACCCGGCGGTGTCCTGCTGGAAAAGGAAATCGCAGGGCAAGAAGTCAACATTCGTGATCTCTCCGGCGACCGCACGCTCGTCCGTTTTGGGTCAGGCGATGAAATCACGGTGCAGGCTGGGCCAGAGGGTCTTCGGTTCCTGTTGATTTCCGGTGCCCCGATAAACGAACCTGTCGCCTGGCATGGTCCGATCGTAATGAACACAAGCGAAGAGCTTCAACAGGCCATGCGGGATCTGAAGAACGGCACTTTTATTCAACCCGCGCATTGA
- a CDS encoding NAD(P)-dependent oxidoreductase encodes MKVGFIGLGNVGGKLAGSLIRNKINVEVYDLNADLVAEKVRQGAADGCGPDQMMQSCDVVITCLPSPAACAAVLNEMLPHITPGKIWMEMSTTDASEVKRLAERVAERGGSAVDCPVSGGCHRADTGNISIYAGCNRVTFERVLPILTCMGRRVLHVGDIGHASTLKVMTNYLATANLLTLCEALTVMKAAGMDLGMTYEAIAMSSGTSFVHETESQLILSGARDVNFTMDLVQKDIGLFQKIADDHAVPLEISPLMIDMLSDAQNRYGMRAQSDRMIERLEEATGLSVLAPGFPQELVDDEPEARGYEVVPNR; translated from the coding sequence ATGAAGGTTGGATTTATCGGTCTGGGAAATGTTGGCGGCAAGCTTGCAGGATCACTGATACGCAACAAGATCAACGTTGAAGTGTATGATTTAAATGCGGATTTAGTGGCCGAGAAGGTCAGGCAGGGTGCCGCTGACGGGTGCGGACCGGATCAAATGATGCAGTCTTGCGACGTCGTCATCACCTGCTTGCCATCGCCCGCCGCCTGCGCTGCCGTATTAAACGAAATGTTGCCCCATATCACGCCCGGCAAGATCTGGATGGAGATGTCGACGACAGATGCCTCTGAGGTCAAGCGCCTTGCCGAACGGGTGGCGGAACGTGGTGGCTCGGCTGTCGACTGTCCGGTGTCAGGCGGGTGTCACCGCGCGGATACGGGAAACATATCGATTTACGCAGGCTGTAACCGCGTGACATTCGAGCGTGTGCTGCCGATTCTGACCTGCATGGGGCGGCGGGTTCTGCATGTAGGTGACATTGGCCACGCCAGCACGCTCAAGGTCATGACCAACTATCTTGCGACAGCCAACCTTCTGACGCTCTGTGAGGCGCTTACTGTGATGAAGGCCGCCGGGATGGATCTCGGCATGACCTATGAGGCAATTGCAATGTCGTCAGGCACGTCGTTTGTTCATGAAACCGAAAGTCAGCTGATCCTGTCCGGCGCGCGCGATGTGAACTTTACAATGGACCTTGTGCAAAAAGACATCGGGCTCTTTCAGAAGATCGCGGATGATCATGCGGTCCCGCTGGAAATCTCGCCGCTGATGATTGACATGCTGTCTGACGCGCAAAACAGATACGGCATGCGCGCGCAATCAGATCGCATGATCGAACGGCTCGAAGAAGCCACCGGGCTCAGCGTTCTGGCACCTGGGTTCCCGCAGGAACTGGTGGATGATGAGCCCGAGGCACGTGGCTATGAGGTTGTCCCAAACCGTTAG
- a CDS encoding serine--tRNA ligase, with protein MHDIRAIRENPDAFDAAMARRGDTPVSKEILALDEARRAKINAAEIAQADQNKVSKQVGAAKASGNDAEFDRLRALVGEKKAEVATMQAEAKELDAQLTEKLAWIANLPAADVPEGADENDNVEVNIWGDVPSFDFKPKEHFDIGGVAASMDFETAAKTSGARFVMLKGAVARIHRALAQFMIDTHVDENGLTEYNTPVLVNDAAMYGTDKLPKFGADSFIAASMAAREKLSNSAIQQYESQYGDVMDKMADRSIKDVVAAAYEHADTAEDFWLIPTSEVTLTYSVSGDVLDESDLPRRMTAHTLCFRSEAGSAGRDTAGMLRQHQFEKVEMVSVTHPDQSDTEQKRMLRCAEDLLERLGIPYRTVILCTGDMGFGARRTFDIEAWLPGQNAYREISSVSTTGDFQARRMNARFKPAEGGKPQFVHTLNGSGLAVGRCLIAVLENGQQADGSVTLPDVLASYLGGKTTLTADGLLA; from the coding sequence ATGCATGATATTCGTGCCATTCGTGAAAACCCGGATGCTTTTGATGCCGCCATGGCGCGGCGCGGCGACACGCCTGTGTCGAAGGAAATTTTGGCTCTGGACGAAGCGCGCCGCGCCAAAATCAATGCCGCAGAGATTGCACAGGCCGATCAGAACAAAGTGTCAAAGCAGGTGGGCGCGGCCAAAGCCTCCGGCAATGATGCCGAATTTGACCGGCTGCGCGCTCTTGTCGGAGAGAAGAAGGCAGAAGTTGCAACCATGCAGGCGGAAGCCAAGGAACTGGACGCGCAGCTGACAGAAAAGCTTGCCTGGATTGCCAATCTGCCTGCGGCTGATGTCCCTGAAGGTGCGGATGAAAACGACAACGTCGAAGTGAATATATGGGGCGACGTCCCCAGCTTCGATTTCAAGCCCAAAGAACATTTTGACATTGGTGGCGTTGCGGCCTCGATGGATTTTGAAACAGCCGCCAAAACATCCGGTGCGCGTTTTGTCATGCTCAAAGGGGCCGTGGCCCGCATCCACCGCGCTTTGGCGCAATTCATGATCGACACACATGTGGATGAAAACGGCCTTACCGAATATAATACGCCGGTATTGGTCAATGATGCCGCAATGTATGGTACGGACAAACTGCCAAAGTTTGGCGCAGATTCCTTTATAGCAGCGTCAATGGCTGCAAGAGAAAAACTGAGCAATTCCGCAATCCAGCAATATGAATCCCAATACGGCGATGTCATGGACAAGATGGCGGATCGTTCGATCAAGGATGTCGTGGCTGCGGCTTATGAACACGCCGACACAGCCGAGGACTTTTGGCTTATTCCAACATCGGAAGTCACGTTGACCTACTCTGTATCCGGCGACGTGCTGGATGAAAGTGACCTGCCACGCCGCATGACCGCGCACACGTTGTGTTTCCGTTCCGAGGCCGGCAGTGCGGGGCGCGATACGGCCGGCATGTTGCGCCAGCACCAGTTTGAAAAGGTGGAAATGGTCTCCGTCACCCATCCCGATCAATCGGATACTGAACAAAAACGCATGCTGCGGTGCGCCGAAGATCTGCTTGAACGTTTGGGCATTCCGTATCGCACGGTGATCTTATGCACCGGTGACATGGGCTTTGGCGCGCGCCGCACCTTTGACATCGAGGCATGGTTGCCCGGCCAGAATGCGTATCGCGAGATCTCCTCTGTTTCTACCACAGGCGATTTTCAGGCCCGGCGCATGAATGCACGCTTCAAGCCAGCCGAGGGCGGCAAGCCGCAGTTCGTTCACACACTGAACGGGTCCGGCCTCGCCGTTGGACGGTGCCTGATTGCAGTTCTGGAGAACGGCCAGCAAGCGGATGGTTCGGTCACTTTGCCGGACGTGCTTGCCTCCTACCTGGGCGGCAAAACCACGCTGACAGCCGACGGTTTGCTTGCCTAA
- a CDS encoding serine protease — MVFATARVAQTDPLPALSHQERQNWKAIGLVNMAGFRDKSSCTGTLVAPDLVLTAAHCLETKNGIKRTRHFVAGWDRGTFAAHRVSAQVFVHPEYFDAKGSERFKYDIAVMQLEEPIKTTAVMPLLLSDVAALRLGELAVLGYHRKRPNVINGRFDCSTISGSAPSVVLLDCEVISGNSGGPVLAAVGDGWKVVAVIAGRVGGPSPRTLAVPLGDWVMAHWRDALMRADPEGHEG; from the coding sequence ATGGTATTTGCCACAGCGCGTGTCGCGCAGACCGACCCCCTGCCCGCCCTGTCGCATCAGGAACGTCAGAACTGGAAAGCCATCGGTCTGGTGAATATGGCAGGGTTTCGTGACAAATCATCCTGTACCGGAACGCTTGTCGCACCTGATCTCGTGTTAACCGCAGCACATTGTCTGGAAACAAAAAACGGGATCAAAAGAACGCGGCATTTTGTGGCGGGGTGGGATCGTGGAACTTTTGCGGCGCATAGAGTGTCAGCACAGGTCTTTGTTCATCCTGAATACTTCGACGCAAAAGGCTCTGAGCGTTTCAAATACGACATCGCCGTCATGCAACTGGAAGAGCCCATCAAGACGACCGCAGTAATGCCCTTGCTCTTGAGCGACGTAGCGGCATTGCGTCTGGGTGAGCTGGCCGTTCTGGGGTATCACAGAAAGCGCCCGAACGTGATCAATGGACGTTTTGATTGCAGTACAATATCCGGGTCGGCCCCCTCGGTTGTGTTGCTGGATTGCGAAGTGATTTCGGGCAATTCCGGGGGGCCGGTCCTGGCTGCCGTGGGTGACGGGTGGAAAGTTGTCGCCGTAATTGCCGGTCGCGTTGGCGGACCCTCTCCGCGCACTTTGGCTGTCCCGTTGGGCGACTGGGTAATGGCGCATTGGCGGGACGCCCTGATGCGCGCTGACCCGGAGGGTCATGAGGGGTGA